The following proteins come from a genomic window of Nostoc sp. ATCC 53789:
- a CDS encoding ATP-binding protein, with amino-acid sequence MVIQYGFPRELLDQPPQERMNFFKKPDVTFMHRNLLTVFNKTHRIILEPAGASIILVIGPSGVGKSTLVRLLYKKIIEQSIAKMKINPGWIPIVCVEARAPGKGAFRWKSFYEIILKAVDEPEIQQKINYNDNGIRRDSDGKLVINTRRTTEDALRLAMENALIHRKPYTLAVDEFQHIGKMAGVELLQAHMDCVKSAVNITKVPWTGFGTYQLLDFLELSPQLSRRTKIIHFPRYSLEFDEDIKEFKRILEHLQYRMPLLEAPPLKEKYWQFCYERCIGNFGTLRDWLTDAYDLALSEQANTLSLEHLKETAYKDFECEEMALEAINGENKLRDSENRSRNLRIILGLEKGQTHEQGKLSTKESIEQKKNSKSNNTKPFQRNPKRDRLGGQ; translated from the coding sequence ATGGTTATTCAATATGGATTTCCACGTGAATTACTTGACCAGCCACCCCAGGAGCGGATGAACTTTTTCAAAAAGCCTGATGTCACATTTATGCACCGGAATTTGCTGACTGTCTTTAACAAAACTCACCGTATTATTCTTGAACCTGCGGGAGCCTCAATTATTTTAGTGATTGGCCCATCTGGTGTTGGTAAGTCAACCTTGGTGCGCTTACTCTACAAAAAAATTATTGAACAGAGTATTGCAAAGATGAAAATAAACCCCGGTTGGATTCCTATTGTTTGCGTTGAAGCACGTGCACCAGGGAAAGGGGCTTTTAGATGGAAAAGCTTCTACGAAATTATCTTGAAAGCTGTGGATGAACCAGAAATTCAGCAAAAAATTAACTATAACGACAATGGTATTCGTCGAGATAGTGATGGGAAACTTGTTATTAATACAAGAAGGACAACGGAAGATGCACTCCGCCTAGCAATGGAGAATGCTTTAATTCATCGTAAACCTTATACGTTAGCAGTAGATGAATTTCAGCATATTGGCAAGATGGCTGGAGTAGAGCTTTTACAAGCTCATATGGATTGTGTAAAGTCGGCTGTAAATATTACCAAAGTTCCTTGGACTGGGTTTGGCACTTATCAACTACTTGACTTCCTTGAACTGAGTCCACAATTGAGTCGACGTACTAAGATTATTCACTTTCCACGCTATTCTCTTGAGTTCGATGAAGATATTAAGGAGTTCAAGAGGATACTAGAGCATCTCCAATACCGAATGCCACTTCTGGAGGCTCCCCCTTTGAAAGAGAAATACTGGCAGTTTTGCTACGAACGCTGCATTGGCAACTTTGGCACTCTCAGAGATTGGCTAACGGATGCCTATGATCTTGCTCTTTCTGAACAAGCGAACACTCTAAGCCTCGAACATCTAAAAGAAACAGCCTATAAAGATTTTGAGTGTGAAGAAATGGCTTTAGAGGCAATTAATGGTGAGAACAAGCTTAGAGATAGTGAAAATAGGAGCAGGAACTTGCGTATCATTTTAGGTTTGGAGAAGGGCCAAACTCACGAGCAAGGTAAATTGTCAACTAAAGAAAGTATCGAACAGAAAAAAAATTCTAAATCTAATAATACAAAACCATTCCAACGTAATCCTAAACGTGATCGGCTAGGAGGCCAATAA
- the hisF gene encoding imidazole glycerol phosphate synthase subunit HisF — translation MLSKRILPCLDVKAGRVVKGVNFVNLQDAGDPVELAKVYNEAGADELVFLDITATHEDRATILDVVYRTAEQVFIPLTVGGGIQSLENVKALLRAGADKVSINSAAVRDPDLINRASDRFGNQCIVVAIDARRRNNPENPGWDVYVRGGRENTGLDALLWAQEVEKRGAGELLVTSMDADGTQAGYDIEITRAIANAVEIPVIASGGAGNCEHIYTALTEGKAEAALLASLLHYGQLSVAEIKNYLRDRNVPVRTLS, via the coding sequence ATGTTATCTAAAAGAATCTTACCGTGCTTAGATGTGAAGGCGGGACGGGTTGTAAAAGGAGTTAACTTTGTCAATCTCCAAGATGCAGGCGATCCGGTAGAGTTGGCCAAGGTTTACAACGAAGCCGGTGCTGATGAGTTAGTATTTCTGGATATTACAGCTACTCATGAAGACCGAGCTACTATTTTAGATGTGGTCTACCGGACTGCCGAACAGGTCTTTATTCCATTAACTGTGGGTGGTGGCATTCAATCCTTAGAAAATGTTAAAGCTTTGTTACGAGCCGGCGCAGATAAGGTTAGTATTAATTCTGCGGCGGTACGTGATCCCGATTTGATTAATCGGGCAAGCGATCGCTTTGGTAATCAGTGCATAGTTGTTGCAATTGATGCTAGACGCAGAAATAACCCAGAAAATCCAGGTTGGGATGTGTATGTACGGGGTGGCAGGGAAAATACAGGCTTAGATGCTCTATTGTGGGCACAGGAAGTTGAGAAACGCGGTGCTGGAGAACTTCTAGTAACAAGTATGGATGCGGATGGAACCCAAGCCGGATATGACATCGAGATTACACGGGCTATTGCAAACGCTGTAGAAATTCCAGTCATTGCTTCTGGTGGTGCAGGTAATTGTGAACATATTTACACAGCTTTAACTGAAGGCAAAGCGGAAGCAGCACTATTGGCATCGCTATTACATTACGGGCAATTAAGCGTAGCAGAAATCAAAAATTATTTACGCGATCGCAATGTGCCAGTAAGAACATTATCTTGA
- the ruvB gene encoding Holliday junction branch migration DNA helicase RuvB, translated as MAIISSKKQPPEPNGEPKQRRESAKVPSTENILKPEAAIDEQEQQEEGIRPHRFADYIGQKDLKDVLDIAIKAAKSRGEVLDHLLLYGPPGLGKTTMAMILASEMGVNYKITSAPALERPRDIVGLLVNMKPGDILFVDEIHRLSRMTEEILYPAMEDYRLDITIGKGSSARIRSLPLSKFTLVGATTRVGALTSPLRDRFGLIQKLRFYEVDELTQIVLRTAQLLKTPITEDGATEIARRSRGTPRIANRLLKRVRDYAEVKISGEINENIASEALQLFQVDPCGLDWTDRQMLSVIIEQFNGGPVGLETMAAATGEDTQTIEEVYEPYLMQIGYLTRTHRGRMATKAAYKHLGFTPPNEQLSLL; from the coding sequence ATGGCGATAATCTCCTCGAAAAAACAGCCTCCAGAACCCAACGGAGAACCAAAGCAGCGTCGGGAGTCGGCGAAAGTACCATCCACAGAAAATATTTTGAAGCCTGAAGCTGCTATTGATGAACAAGAACAACAGGAAGAAGGTATTCGGCCGCACCGATTTGCCGATTACATTGGACAAAAAGATTTAAAGGATGTGCTAGATATTGCCATCAAAGCAGCCAAGTCTCGTGGTGAGGTGCTGGATCACTTGCTGCTGTATGGGCCGCCAGGATTGGGCAAAACCACAATGGCAATGATTTTAGCATCGGAAATGGGGGTAAATTACAAAATTACCAGTGCGCCAGCCCTAGAACGTCCACGAGATATTGTTGGGCTACTGGTGAACATGAAGCCAGGGGATATCTTATTTGTGGATGAAATTCATCGCCTCTCGCGGATGACGGAAGAAATTCTGTATCCAGCAATGGAAGATTATCGCTTAGATATTACCATTGGTAAGGGTTCCAGCGCTCGGATTAGAAGTTTGCCGCTATCAAAGTTTACCTTAGTGGGTGCTACAACCCGTGTGGGTGCTTTAACTTCACCACTGCGCGATCGCTTCGGTTTAATTCAAAAACTCCGATTTTACGAAGTTGACGAACTGACTCAAATTGTACTGCGAACCGCTCAATTACTCAAAACCCCTATTACAGAAGATGGTGCCACAGAAATTGCCCGTCGTTCACGCGGAACGCCACGGATTGCTAATAGGCTACTAAAACGGGTACGTGATTATGCGGAAGTAAAAATATCTGGGGAGATTAATGAAAATATTGCATCTGAAGCATTGCAACTATTCCAAGTAGATCCCTGCGGTTTAGATTGGACAGACCGCCAAATGCTGAGTGTGATCATTGAACAATTTAACGGCGGGCCAGTGGGGTTAGAAACAATGGCAGCAGCCACAGGTGAAGATACCCAAACAATTGAAGAGGTGTACGAACCTTACCTCATGCAAATTGGGTATTTAACTCGGACTCATCGTGGAAGGATGGCAACTAAGGCAGCATATAAGCATTTGGGATTCACGCCGCCTAATGAACAGTTGTCATTATTGTAA
- a CDS encoding TIGR01548 family HAD-type hydrolase, whose product MTQPTSAKAIVVFDIDGVVRDVSGSYRRAIADTVEYFTTQAYRPTPLDIDQLKSEGVWNNDWEASQELIYRYFETQKQSREQLQLDYSAIVAFFQSRYRGPDPNNFTGYICNEPLLLQPSYLEQLTEAGIAWGFFSGATRASANYVLEKRLGLQSPVLIAMEDAPGKPDPTGLFATVRELENGIEQKLASVYVGDTVADMYTVEKARRLDSSRPWIGVGVLPPHVQETATRSDAYSKTLIAAGAAVVFRNVQELTPRQIQELVSSSI is encoded by the coding sequence ATGACTCAACCAACTTCTGCAAAAGCGATCGTTGTTTTCGATATTGATGGCGTTGTGCGCGATGTTAGCGGTTCTTATCGCCGTGCGATCGCAGATACGGTAGAATATTTTACCACCCAAGCATATCGGCCAACCCCACTAGATATTGACCAGCTGAAGTCTGAAGGCGTGTGGAATAACGATTGGGAAGCATCGCAGGAATTAATTTACCGCTACTTTGAAACCCAAAAACAGAGCCGTGAGCAACTGCAACTAGATTACAGTGCGATCGTTGCTTTTTTTCAATCCCGTTACCGCGGCCCAGACCCAAATAATTTTACTGGGTATATCTGTAATGAACCCTTATTATTACAACCTAGCTATTTAGAACAACTTACCGAAGCGGGGATTGCTTGGGGATTTTTTAGCGGTGCGACTCGTGCTTCCGCTAACTACGTATTAGAAAAACGCCTGGGTTTGCAATCTCCGGTGTTGATTGCGATGGAAGATGCGCCAGGAAAACCTGACCCCACTGGGCTTTTCGCTACAGTTCGTGAGTTAGAAAATGGAATTGAGCAAAAATTAGCGAGCGTCTATGTGGGAGATACGGTAGCAGATATGTATACCGTCGAGAAAGCGCGGCGTTTAGATTCTTCTCGCCCTTGGATTGGTGTAGGGGTTTTACCGCCCCATGTACAGGAAACAGCAACGCGTAGTGATGCATACAGTAAGACACTAATAGCAGCAGGAGCAGCTGTAGTTTTTCGTAATGTGCAAGAATTAACCCCAAGGCAGATTCAAGAATTGGTGAGTTCATCTATTTAA
- a CDS encoding TniQ family protein: MLTKYELWNLKLPLIPPRSHLYHIEPVGIGTPLVESLTGYVTRLAEAHCLPPGVLMERELTPVFNKTYGSNNLHKIYPFTGALNGTGIMAADLRQALQILTLRNDLQFLTLLTWSELLPSRNLLRSIRAWCPSCYEERRTTSQLVFEHLLWSLDVVKVCPYHQQKLSQKCPHCYQTNYVLAWRSRPGYCSKCLNWLGMPLDTQISPHQNLEEHDLEFEIWIAQSVGELLAKAPYLTPLPLKDSIAKALCSYVSQVAEGNVAAFARQLQIPRNTVWVWCKGENQPSIKALLQICYCLKISLLDFLIQGVKSANSFQAVQLLPLQSKPQTRASAKSFDANKVKQNLEAVLESNDSPSPSMEEVARRLECDRRTIFKHFPNLCHAISAKYLNDRKAILLRNVKQSCDEVRRITLSLHNQGVYPSEARVSEQMSMPGYLRYREVRTALQEIQCQLGKC; the protein is encoded by the coding sequence GTGCTAACTAAATATGAGTTGTGGAACTTGAAACTACCTTTGATCCCACCACGTAGCCATCTGTACCACATAGAACCTGTCGGTATCGGGACACCTTTGGTAGAAAGCTTGACAGGCTATGTTACTCGATTGGCTGAGGCTCATTGCTTACCTCCGGGAGTGTTGATGGAAAGAGAACTGACCCCAGTTTTTAATAAGACATATGGAAGTAATAATTTACACAAAATATATCCTTTTACAGGAGCGCTTAATGGCACGGGCATCATGGCTGCTGATTTGCGTCAAGCTCTTCAAATCTTGACTCTACGCAATGATCTTCAGTTTTTGACATTGCTAACTTGGTCTGAACTACTCCCGTCTAGGAATTTGCTTCGTTCTATCAGGGCTTGGTGTCCAAGTTGTTATGAAGAACGACGCACAACTAGTCAATTAGTTTTTGAGCATTTACTTTGGTCGCTGGATGTAGTTAAAGTTTGCCCGTATCACCAGCAAAAGTTGAGTCAAAAGTGTCCTCATTGCTATCAGACAAATTACGTTTTGGCTTGGCGATCACGGCCAGGATATTGCTCTAAATGCTTGAATTGGCTTGGAATGCCATTGGACACTCAAATAAGCCCTCACCAAAATTTAGAAGAGCATGATTTAGAGTTTGAAATATGGATCGCACAAAGTGTAGGTGAGTTGCTTGCTAAAGCCCCATATTTGACACCTTTGCCATTAAAAGACAGCATTGCTAAGGCATTATGCAGTTACGTATCTCAAGTTGCTGAGGGAAATGTAGCTGCATTTGCTCGCCAGCTTCAGATACCCAGAAATACAGTATGGGTTTGGTGTAAAGGTGAGAATCAACCTTCAATCAAGGCTCTTTTACAAATTTGTTACTGTCTGAAAATCTCCCTACTGGATTTCTTAATACAAGGAGTAAAATCTGCAAATTCTTTTCAAGCAGTGCAACTACTACCACTTCAATCAAAACCCCAGACTAGGGCAAGCGCAAAGTCTTTTGATGCTAACAAAGTAAAACAAAATCTAGAAGCAGTGCTTGAGAGTAATGATTCCCCATCACCATCAATGGAAGAGGTTGCTAGGCGTTTGGAATGCGACAGAAGAACTATTTTTAAGCATTTTCCAAATTTATGTCATGCCATCTCTGCCAAATACCTCAACGATAGAAAGGCGATTCTTCTGAGAAATGTAAAGCAGTCTTGCGATGAAGTTCGACGAATTACCCTAAGTTTACATAATCAGGGAGTATATCCGTCCGAAGCCCGCGTTTCAGAACAGATGAGTATGCCAGGATACTTAAGATACAGAGAAGTCCGTACAGCATTGCAAGAGATACAATGCCAATTAGGCAAATGCTAA
- a CDS encoding TniQ family protein, with product MSSNELQAIGLCDLQEPTIPPRSRLYNLKPVGIGTPEVESLTGYIVRLAEEHCVPTGILVLSELVPLLKEGYIFKSKDGGLDKIFPGQTKALNGMGSWALKLIKTLESLTLRNDLRLLTMLNWAEIIPPRNLFRSARAWCSSCYENWRVTEQTVYEPLLWSLKEVTICLHHHQRLCTECPYCHEENRLLTWRSRPGCCSKCGEWLGISPNVKSPNSIKLTEDELNWQIWVTNNLGDLIAATPYLSPPPKEKISEMLSGYVNVLAHGNIAAFAKELGINRTQTHRWCVGKTLPAIDTLLQICFQLEISLLDFLTKEEINVDSSKIITQNQNKPSKEGTYQLNTSTEVLHALETALTKSPPPSLVEIAEWLGYKKTSVLYYYSSDLCKIIATRHSEYEKAQRLEKLQRLLEELLAAKEYPPPSMQEVAKRFGKKSVHSLDKNFPDLCSAISARYANYRQESRTKRVEKLRQEVRKVAFQLHSEEIEPTASRISVFLKSPGSILQKDVVEAVCEVRRELGW from the coding sequence ATGAGTAGCAATGAGCTTCAAGCAATTGGGTTATGTGATTTACAAGAACCAACTATTCCTCCACGCAGCCGCCTCTATAATTTAAAGCCAGTTGGTATCGGAACGCCTGAGGTAGAAAGCCTAACAGGCTACATTGTCCGGTTAGCTGAAGAGCATTGTGTACCTACGGGAATATTAGTCTTGAGTGAACTTGTACCATTGCTCAAAGAAGGATATATCTTCAAGAGTAAAGATGGAGGGCTAGACAAAATTTTTCCTGGTCAGACAAAGGCTTTGAATGGAATGGGTAGCTGGGCTTTAAAACTAATTAAAACCCTTGAATCATTAACTCTACGTAATGACTTGCGTTTACTAACAATGCTCAATTGGGCAGAAATAATTCCTCCAAGGAACTTGTTCCGCTCTGCCAGAGCTTGGTGTTCAAGCTGTTACGAAAATTGGCGTGTAACTGAACAAACAGTCTATGAACCACTCCTTTGGTCACTAAAGGAAGTTACGATTTGTCTGCATCATCATCAGCGTCTCTGTACAGAGTGCCCATACTGTCACGAAGAAAACAGGCTATTGACTTGGCGTTCAAGACCAGGTTGTTGTTCAAAATGCGGAGAGTGGCTTGGCATTTCTCCAAATGTTAAATCACCAAATAGTATAAAACTGACAGAAGATGAACTAAATTGGCAAATATGGGTTACAAATAATCTTGGAGATTTAATAGCCGCTACACCATATTTATCTCCGCCACCTAAAGAAAAAATTTCTGAAATGCTTTCTGGTTATGTCAATGTCCTTGCACATGGCAACATAGCTGCATTTGCAAAAGAGCTAGGGATAAATAGAACTCAAACCCATAGATGGTGTGTGGGAAAAACCTTGCCAGCAATCGACACACTTCTGCAAATTTGTTTCCAACTTGAAATATCGCTGCTCGATTTTCTTACTAAAGAAGAAATTAACGTAGATTCTAGCAAGATAATCACACAAAATCAGAATAAACCAAGTAAGGAAGGTACTTACCAATTAAACACATCGACAGAAGTACTACACGCATTGGAAACTGCACTCACTAAAAGCCCACCACCATCCCTAGTAGAAATTGCTGAATGGCTTGGGTATAAAAAAACTAGTGTTTTGTATTATTATTCTTCAGATTTGTGTAAAATTATAGCAACGCGACATAGTGAGTATGAAAAAGCTCAAAGGCTAGAAAAATTACAGCGTTTATTGGAAGAATTGCTTGCAGCTAAAGAGTATCCACCACCATCTATGCAGGAGGTTGCCAAGCGTTTTGGTAAAAAATCTGTACATAGCCTAGATAAAAATTTTCCAGACCTATGCAGTGCAATTTCAGCACGATACGCTAATTATCGCCAAGAAAGCCGAACAAAACGAGTAGAAAAATTGCGTCAGGAAGTTCGGAAAGTTGCGTTTCAGCTTCATTCGGAAGAAATAGAACCTACTGCTAGCAGAATTTCAGTTTTTTTAAAAAGTCCTGGTTCGATACTCCAAAAAGATGTTGTTGAAGCAGTATGCGAAGTACGGCGCGAACTCGGCTGGTAA
- a CDS encoding DUF29 domain-containing protein, whose product MTAQLPQSQTTSSSDLYEQDFYLWIQTTAELLKQGRLTELDLENLIEEIETMGRSEKRALESNLEVLLMHLLKYQIQTERRSKSWQYTILEHRRRIQKALKESPSLKPHFDQVFDESYETARRLAVIETGLAIAIFPEKSLFTPEQTLDPDFLPES is encoded by the coding sequence GTGACTGCCCAACTGCCCCAATCTCAAACAACATCTAGTTCAGATTTGTATGAGCAAGACTTTTACCTGTGGATTCAAACCACAGCAGAACTGCTCAAGCAAGGTCGGCTCACAGAACTGGATTTAGAGAATTTGATTGAAGAAATTGAAACAATGGGTAGGAGTGAAAAGCGGGCATTGGAGAGCAATCTGGAAGTGTTGCTGATGCATCTGCTCAAATATCAAATTCAAACTGAAAGGCGCTCAAAAAGTTGGCAGTACACAATTTTGGAACACCGCAGGCGAATCCAAAAGGCACTCAAGGAAAGTCCGAGTTTGAAGCCTCACTTTGATCAGGTTTTCGATGAAAGCTATGAAACTGCTAGACGACTGGCTGTCATTGAAACTGGATTAGCAATCGCTATCTTCCCAGAAAAATCTCTCTTCACGCCAGAGCAAACCCTCGACCCCGATTTTTTACCTGAGTCATGA
- a CDS encoding tetratricopeptide repeat protein produces MIKLISIFLSLLILFGWGTPVMAQSQPPITQEQLKQGDEWANQAFTATNQGDFATAETYWTKIIEQFPTNAGAWSNRGNSRVSQNKLQEAIADYNKAIELAPNVTDPYLNRGAALEGMGKWEDAIADYNHVLELDPNDAMAYNNRGNAKTGLGKWEDAIADYKKSNEIAPNFAFARANYALALYETGQKEQAIREMRNIARKYSKFADVRAALTAAYWVNGEQGEAESNWVAAYGLDSRYKDIDWVKNIRRWPPSLVTALDKFLKIQ; encoded by the coding sequence ATGATTAAGTTGATTAGTATTTTTCTCAGTTTGTTAATTCTGTTTGGCTGGGGTACACCAGTTATGGCACAATCTCAACCGCCCATTACTCAAGAACAGTTAAAACAAGGCGATGAGTGGGCAAATCAAGCCTTTACAGCGACGAATCAAGGTGACTTTGCGACGGCTGAAACTTACTGGACAAAGATTATTGAGCAATTTCCCACGAATGCCGGGGCGTGGAGTAACCGGGGAAATTCGCGGGTGAGTCAGAATAAGTTACAAGAGGCGATCGCAGATTATAACAAAGCGATAGAACTAGCGCCGAATGTTACCGATCCTTATTTGAATCGGGGGGCGGCGTTAGAAGGGATGGGAAAATGGGAAGATGCGATCGCAGATTATAATCATGTCTTAGAACTCGATCCTAACGATGCGATGGCGTATAACAATCGGGGAAATGCCAAAACAGGTTTAGGAAAATGGGAAGATGCGATCGCAGACTACAAAAAATCTAATGAGATAGCCCCAAATTTTGCCTTCGCCCGTGCTAACTACGCTCTCGCTCTTTATGAAACCGGTCAAAAAGAGCAAGCAATCCGTGAGATGCGAAATATCGCCCGTAAATACTCCAAGTTTGCTGATGTGCGTGCCGCCCTCACAGCTGCATATTGGGTAAATGGAGAACAAGGTGAAGCCGAAAGTAACTGGGTAGCAGCTTATGGACTTGATAGCCGCTACAAAGATATCGACTGGGTAAAAAATATCCGCCGTTGGCCTCCCAGCCTCGTGACAGCTTTGGATAAGTTCTTGAAAATCCAGTAA